The following are encoded in a window of Streptomyces sp. 11x1 genomic DNA:
- a CDS encoding SCO1431 family membrane protein, which produces MTATSATATRVRTRTGGPGDDGPKIVEHVMGWTLVVVVAMLVAQLGLL; this is translated from the coding sequence ATGACCGCGACCTCCGCCACCGCCACCCGCGTCCGGACCCGCACGGGCGGGCCCGGGGACGACGGCCCGAAGATCGTCGAGCACGTGATGGGCTGGACCCTGGTCGTGGTCGTCGCGATGCTGGTGGCCCAGCTGGGTCTGCTGTGA
- a CDS encoding TetR/AcrR family transcriptional regulator has product MNSSQQRGVAPPRVRGTDRSLARRAELISIGRKLFADTSYDTLSMDDIARQAHVAKGLIYYYFKSKRGYYLAIVEDSVADLITFAASGLQLPPVERVHRTIDCYLRYAEDNQAAYRTIVSGGVGFDTQVHAIRDGVREAIVATIAEGAYGRTDIEPVARMGLFGWVCAVEGATLDWIDRPELPRETMRDLLVKMLGGSLRAIEELAPAYLAPEPARRDA; this is encoded by the coding sequence TTGAACAGCAGTCAACAGCGTGGAGTCGCACCGCCGCGGGTTCGCGGCACCGACCGTTCGCTGGCGCGCCGCGCCGAACTCATCTCCATCGGGCGCAAGTTGTTCGCCGACACGTCGTACGACACGTTGTCCATGGACGACATCGCGCGACAGGCGCACGTGGCCAAGGGACTGATCTACTACTACTTCAAGTCCAAGCGCGGCTACTACCTCGCGATCGTCGAGGACTCGGTGGCCGATCTGATCACGTTCGCGGCGAGCGGGCTCCAACTGCCGCCCGTGGAACGGGTGCACCGGACCATAGACTGCTATCTGCGGTACGCCGAGGACAATCAGGCCGCCTACCGCACGATCGTCAGTGGCGGTGTCGGCTTCGACACCCAGGTGCACGCGATCCGGGACGGCGTCCGCGAGGCGATCGTCGCCACCATCGCGGAGGGCGCGTACGGCAGGACCGACATCGAACCGGTCGCCCGCATGGGCCTGTTCGGCTGGGTGTGCGCGGTCGAGGGCGCCACGCTGGACTGGATCGACCGCCCTGAGCTGCCCCGAGAGACCATGCGCGACCTGCTCGTCAAGATGCTGGGCGGCTCGCTGCGCGCCATCGAGGAGCTGGCCCCGGCCTATCTCGCGCCGGAGCCCGCCCGCCGGGACGCCTGA
- a CDS encoding glycoside hydrolase family 18 protein, whose product MLRPHSPRVPVRTLVAATCCATLGAGLLAGAGTATATPAEAGSPQRTPGAAPSKVVGYFIDWGIYGRKYYVKNIETSGSAKKLTHINYAFGNVVDGKCSLGDAWADTDKPFTAEESVDGVADSADQPLSGNFNQLRKLKKLHPNLKIVWSFGGWTWSGGFGEAAKDPEAFANSCYDLVENSRWKDVFDGIDIDWEYPNACGLTCDTSGSESFEELMAALRKRFGKKELVTAAITADAKPGGKIDAADYAGAAKYVDWYNPMTYDYFGSWDATTAPHSPLYPYPGIADKHFNTAATIQKLKGLGIPSSKLLLGIGFYGRGWTGVTRSAPGGTATGPAAGTYEAGYEDYKVLKKTCPANGIVGGTAYAKCGDDWWSYDTPRTIKGKMAYKDAQGLGGTFFWELSGDTADGELIKAIR is encoded by the coding sequence ATGCTCAGACCGCACAGCCCCCGCGTCCCCGTCAGGACGCTCGTCGCCGCCACGTGTTGCGCCACTCTCGGCGCAGGACTGCTCGCCGGAGCGGGCACCGCGACCGCCACCCCGGCGGAGGCCGGCTCCCCGCAGCGCACGCCCGGCGCGGCCCCTTCCAAGGTCGTCGGCTACTTCATCGACTGGGGCATCTACGGCCGCAAGTACTACGTCAAGAACATCGAGACCTCAGGCTCGGCGAAGAAGCTCACGCACATCAACTACGCCTTCGGAAACGTCGTCGACGGCAAGTGCTCCCTCGGCGACGCCTGGGCGGACACCGACAAGCCCTTCACCGCCGAGGAGTCCGTGGACGGCGTCGCGGACAGCGCGGACCAGCCGCTGAGCGGCAACTTCAACCAGCTGCGCAAGCTGAAGAAGCTGCACCCGAACCTCAAGATCGTCTGGTCGTTCGGCGGCTGGACCTGGTCCGGTGGCTTCGGTGAGGCGGCGAAGGACCCTGAGGCCTTCGCGAACTCCTGCTACGACCTCGTCGAGAACTCCCGCTGGAAGGACGTCTTCGACGGGATCGACATCGACTGGGAGTACCCCAACGCCTGCGGCCTCACCTGCGACACCAGCGGCAGCGAGTCCTTCGAGGAGCTGATGGCCGCACTGCGCAAACGATTCGGCAAGAAGGAGCTCGTCACCGCAGCGATCACGGCCGACGCCAAGCCCGGCGGCAAGATCGACGCGGCGGACTACGCGGGCGCCGCGAAGTACGTCGACTGGTACAACCCGATGACCTACGACTACTTCGGCTCCTGGGACGCGACCACCGCCCCGCACTCGCCGCTGTACCCGTACCCGGGCATCGCCGACAAGCACTTCAACACCGCCGCCACCATCCAGAAGCTGAAGGGCCTCGGCATCCCGTCCTCCAAGCTGCTGCTCGGCATCGGCTTCTACGGCCGCGGCTGGACCGGGGTGACTCGGTCCGCGCCCGGCGGTACGGCGACCGGCCCGGCCGCGGGGACGTACGAGGCGGGCTACGAGGACTACAAGGTGCTCAAGAAGACGTGCCCGGCCAACGGGATCGTCGGCGGCACCGCGTACGCCAAGTGCGGTGACGACTGGTGGAGTTACGACACCCCGCGGACCATCAAGGGGAAGATGGCGTACAAGGACGCGCAGGGCCTCGGCGGCACCTTCTTCTGGGAGCTGAGCGGCGACACCGCCGATGGTGAACTGATCAAGGCGATCAGGTAA
- a CDS encoding acyl-CoA dehydrogenase family protein, with product MPERAAQPVDRQLPTEEARDLISLVREIAQREIAPHAAAEEDAGRFPRELFGLLSESGLLGLPYDAEHGGGGQPYEVYLQALEELAMARLTVGLGVSVHTLACHALADYGTEEQRAEHLPAMLGGRLLGAYCLSEPSSGSDAASLRTKAVREGEEWVISGTKAWITHGGNADFCTVMARTGGEGSGSRGITAFLVPGDAAGLSAAAPEKKMGMKGSPTAQLHFDGVRVADSRRIGEEGQGFAIALSALDSGRLGIAACAIGVAQAALDEAVAYATGRQQFGRPISDFQGLRFMLADMATQVEAGRALYLTAARLRDAGRPFSRQAAMAKLLCTDAAMKVTTDAVQILGGYGYTTDFPVERYMREAKVLQIVEGTNQIQRMVIARHLAGPESR from the coding sequence ATGCCCGAGCGCGCCGCGCAGCCGGTGGACCGTCAACTGCCCACGGAAGAGGCCCGCGATCTGATCTCGCTCGTCCGTGAGATCGCGCAGCGGGAGATCGCCCCGCACGCGGCCGCGGAAGAGGACGCCGGCCGGTTCCCTCGCGAACTCTTCGGTCTGCTCTCCGAGTCGGGACTGCTCGGCCTGCCGTACGACGCGGAACACGGTGGCGGGGGCCAGCCGTACGAGGTCTATCTGCAGGCGCTGGAAGAGCTGGCCATGGCCCGTCTCACGGTCGGCCTCGGGGTCAGCGTCCACACCCTGGCCTGTCACGCCCTCGCCGACTACGGGACCGAGGAGCAGCGGGCCGAGCATCTGCCGGCGATGCTGGGCGGCCGTCTGCTCGGCGCGTACTGCCTCTCCGAGCCCTCGTCCGGCTCGGACGCCGCGTCCCTGCGGACGAAGGCGGTACGGGAGGGCGAGGAGTGGGTGATCAGCGGCACCAAGGCGTGGATCACCCACGGCGGCAACGCCGACTTCTGCACGGTGATGGCCCGAACGGGCGGCGAGGGCTCCGGTTCCCGGGGCATCACGGCCTTCCTGGTGCCGGGGGACGCCGCGGGGCTGAGCGCCGCGGCACCGGAGAAGAAGATGGGCATGAAGGGGTCACCCACCGCGCAGCTCCACTTCGACGGGGTGCGCGTCGCCGACAGCAGGCGCATCGGTGAGGAGGGCCAGGGCTTCGCGATCGCCCTGTCCGCGCTCGACTCCGGACGGCTCGGCATCGCGGCCTGCGCGATCGGCGTGGCCCAAGCGGCACTCGACGAAGCGGTCGCCTACGCCACCGGACGGCAGCAGTTCGGGCGCCCGATCTCCGACTTCCAGGGGCTGCGCTTCATGCTCGCGGACATGGCGACACAGGTGGAGGCGGGCCGCGCGCTCTACCTCACGGCGGCGCGACTGCGCGACGCGGGCAGGCCGTTCTCCCGGCAGGCGGCCATGGCGAAGCTGCTGTGCACCGACGCTGCGATGAAAGTCACCACGGACGCCGTTCAGATCCTCGGCGGGTACGGCTACACGACGGACTTCCCCGTCGAGCGGTACATGCGCGAGGCCAAGGTGCTCCAGATCGTCGAGGGAACCAATCAGATCCAGCGGATGGTCATCGCACGTCACCTCGCGGGGCCCGAGTCACGCTGA